From Plasmodium brasilianum strain Bolivian I chromosome 7, whole genome shotgun sequence, the proteins below share one genomic window:
- a CDS encoding fumarate hydratase, with amino-acid sequence MLNAKKIAVLLRHRIYKNNHLYVHANVNANVKFNNICNWNKVNKTYINTLKNFLDVLEFEEGGENETEYKRIDELSKYIEVVKINNQPINKSKYYGLDFENEGNFFNEKGDIKLCPEQVRQNEILFFLNKKHLKQLQNILNDNKSSKNDKYVAITLIKNAVISSEQYLPGCQDTGTAIILAKKDEEIVTTYEHKYLTLGVYNAYKNNHFRYSQLSPVDMFNEVNTKNNLPCQIEIYSNVREESKDKQQDKQHDEQQDKQHDEQREGQHNEMGEIKKPLKGKAQSGGPKFELIFIAKGGGSANKTFLFQQTKSILHEEKLYDFLLDKIKEIGTSACPPYHLAIVIGGLSAEMNLKVVKLATCRYLDNLKKEGGVYGKGFRDIKSEKIILDKAQGLGIGAQFGGKYFVHDVRVIRLPRHSASCPIGIGVSCSADRQIKCIINKNGVFMEALEHEPIKFLPEITFKDLNKNEGIKIDLNQNMNEILYTISKYPVSTLLLLTGKLVVARDTVHKLIVDRFLNENIPIPDYFKNYPIYYAGPAKTPDSYASGSFGPTTAGRMDAYAEVLMKNKASLISLAKGNRSAVVRNACKKYNGFYLGSIGGPGAIIAKNNIKKVEIIDFPHLGMEAVHLIDVVDFPAFIVIDNKGNDFYNKWLPS; translated from the exons ATGCTAAATGCTAAAAAAATCGCAGTTCTGCTCCGCCAcagaatatacaaaaataatcaCCTGTACGTTCATGCAAATGTAAATGCTAATGTTAAATTTAACAATATTTGCAATTGGAATAAAGTAAACAAGACATATATTAACACGTTGAAGAATTTCTTGGATGTACTAGAATTTGAGGAGGGGGGAGAAAATGAAACTGAATATAAACGCATTGATGAATTAAGCAAATATATAGAGgttgttaaaattaataatcaGCCAATTAATAAGAGCAAATATTATGGCTTGGATTTCGAAAATGAAGGtaacttttttaatgaaaaaggagATATAAAATTGTGTCCTGAACAAGTCAGGCAAAAtg aaatattattttttttaaataagaaacATTTAAAGCAGttgcaaaatatattaaatgataacaaatcaagtaaaaatgataaatatgtAGCGATAacgttaattaaaaatgctGTCATAAGTTCTGAGCAATATCTACCAGGATGTCAAGACACAGGTACAGCAATTATTTTGGcaaaaaaagatgaagaaaTAGTGACaacatatgaacataaatATCTCACATTAGGGGTCTACAATGCCTATAAAAATAACCACTTTCGGTATAGTCAGCTTTCCCCTGTGGACATGTTCAACGAGGTCAATACGAAGAACAATCTGCCCTGTcaaatagaaatatacaGTAATGTGAGGGAGGAAAGCAAAGATAAGCAGCAAGATAAGCAGCACGATGAGCAGCAAGATAAGCAGCATGATGAGCAGCGAGAGGGACAGCACAACGAGATGGGCGAAATTAAAAAGCCGCTCAAGGGTAAGGCCCAGAGCGGTGGACCAAAatttgaattaatttttattgcGAAAGGAGGGGGAAGCGCAAACAAAACTTTCCTTTTTCAACAGACAAAAAGTATATTGCATGAAGAAAAACTGTACGATTTTTTGTTAGATAAGATAAAAGAAATAGGTACATCGGCTTGTCCTCCATATCATTTAGCAATAGTTATTGGTGGTTTGTCAGCAGAAATGAATTTAAAAGTAGTCAAGTTAGCAACGTGTCGTTATTTagataatttgaaaaaagaaggagGTGTATATGGGAAAGGATTTAGAGATATAAAAAGTGAAAAGATTATTTTAGATAAGGCTCAAGGTTTAGGTATAGGGGCTCAGTTTGGTGGTAAGTATTTTGTACATGATGTCAGAGTAATTAGACTACCTAGGCATTCTGCTTCATGTCCTATAGGTATTGGTGTTTCATGCTCAGCAGATAGacaaattaaatgtattataaataaaaatggagtATTTATGGAAGCATTAGAACATGAAcctataaaatttttaccgGAAATAACTTTCAaagatttaaataaaaatgaaggaataaaaatagattTAAATCAAAACAtgaatgaaatattatataccaTTTCTAAGTATCCTGTGTCAACCTTATTATTGTTAACAGGTAAATTAGTAGTAGCAAGAGATACAGTTCACAAACTAATAGTAGATAGATTtcttaatgaaaatataccCATACCAGattactttaaaaattatcCTATTTATTATGCTGGTCCTGCCAAAACACCTGACAGTTATGCTAGTGGTTCATTTGGACCAACAACAGCAGGTCGGATGGATGCTTATGCTGAAGttcttatgaaaaataaagcatCTCTAATATCATTGGCAAAAGGTAATAGATCTGCTGTAGTTAGAAATgcatgtaaaaaatataatggatTTTATTTAGGTAGTATTGGAGGTCCAGGTGCAATAATagctaaaaataatattaaaaaagtagaGATCATAGATTTTCCACATCTTGGTATGGAGGCAGTGCACTTAATAGATGTCGTTGATTTCCCTGCATTTATTGTTATAGACAACAAGGGAAACGACTTTTATAATAAGTGGCTACCTTCATAG
- a CDS encoding hypothetical protein (conserved Plasmodium protein), with protein sequence MDELYEHLKIIDYSLICFLNKYRIIHKYIKYILDIFVNVIDEYNRLIHKIICVYKQNIYNSVHNNFTEFKNNEEKQREQDKNISEIKENLKRATKLTKTNLKFKGEKDEQRDIFEIDPNLKIHLPYNALALYRLRHYRNLFFKKHSTISKNDNYLNANEQRKKFLEKLKASAKVNNDKAKERNDIFKDDYKNMLRIVNDNYFFKESQTLKEILIINKYLIKARNIVNNVPQFLCTIIEDFELTESTFQDNMYLFILLALNKWLKKIIHESERFISYGKGKVYKKKVDSGEEEIYKKHSEYLNDILQRGAEQTNVFNDEKCFYVYPDNMKFNINTSFLTYYFLYINKNLFDFLDTFYTNSIKRRDGKENIHQKEKIKLIIFNDKKEESIYMKSDIYNYNLHNEYTQVDYLNNLSFYVDGQNIYPNVFLICNYLLQEETKNIMSSIHKIQRNSFRFMLYQDISIIIQMVLRLLDNLKIMFKQDVIGDKDTGDRGNRYEENWGDKNRVEKSVVEENYDDKKGGDENKASVNRFIVDRTDEDSPKGFLPNDSEEWEQHSDKYEYIRKYISRNELSFHNSTTCDKFLVPLRLMLLNILKFVHTTTQSYDRRTICIFWQKLSENENKSTHMSYKTNRNLNSTREENISTGEKDTYMYFDKNQSDYSQNLSIPLRSQCNEDNCYHFNSKNKKNIQLHLSDDKENINKILQQRILYYDFYKIVSEHVKKVKLQLENTNNRDLYTGILLKKINKYKIDSEKKTMNYSTTKKNYTHKKNSIIQNSEGKRNKLPQQKKSITRNMSITIPYSPKLENKNNVIKKRNENKNMPNVIAKNIISRDISKIKDDANSYTHDEKRNSKKGHSATIDLEEKKKKNLKKISQKLRTNK encoded by the exons gataaaaatatatcagagataaaggaaaatttaaaaagagcCACAAAACTCACAAAAACGAACCTAAAATTTAAAGGGGAGAAGGATGAACAACGG GACATCTTTGAAATTGACCCGAACTTGAAAATTCACTTACCCTACAATGCGTTAGCCTTATATAGGCTCAGGCACTACCGAAATCTGTTCTTTAAAAAGCATTCCACCATATCTAAAAACGATAACTACCTA AATGCAAAcgaacaaagaaaaaaatttcttgaaaaattgaaagcATCAGCCAAAGTTAATAATGACAAAGCAAAAGAAAGAAACGATATATTCAAAGatgattataaaaatatgttaagaatagtaaatgataattattttttcaaggAATCTCAAACGttgaaagaaatattaattataaataagtatttaATTAAAGCGAGAAATATAGTAAATAACGTGCCtcaatttttatgtacaatTATTGAAGATTTTGAATTAACTGAGTCAACTTTTCAGGACAACATGTACTTGTTCATACTTCTAGCTCTGAATAAGTGGCTGAAAAAG ATAATACACGAGTCGGAACGCTTCATCTCATATGGAAAGGGAAAAGTATACAAAAAGAAAGTAGACTCAGGAGAAGaagaaatatacaaaaagcATAGTGAATACCTAAATGACATCTTACAAAGAGGAGCAGAGCAAACGAATGTAtttaatgatgaaaaatgTTTCTATGTTTATCCTGATAATATGAAATTTAACATTAATACGTCATTCCTTACATACTATTtcttgtatataaataaaaacttgTTTGACTTTCTAGATACATTTTACACAAATTctataaaaagaagagatggaaaggaaaatattcatcaaaaagaaaaaataaaattgattatatttaatgataaaaaagaggaaagtatatacatgaaaagtgatatatataattataatctaCATAATGAATATACCCAAGTGGACTACCTAAATAATTTGAGTTTTTATGTAGATGGTCAGAATATCTATCCTAACGTTTTTctaatatgtaattatttattacaagaagaaacaaaaaatataatgagcTCAATACATAAAATACAGAGGAACAGTTTCCGCTTTATGCTCTACCAAGACATTTCTATAATCATTCAAATGGTTTTGCGTCTTTTGgacaatttaaaaattatgttcaaGCAGGATGTGATAGGGGATAAGGACACAGGAGATAGAGGGAACAGGTATGAAGAGAACTGGGGTGATAAGAATAGGGTTGAAAAGAGCGTAGTTGAAGAGAATTATGATGATAAAAAGGGGGGTGATGAGAACAAGGCTAGTGTGAATAGATTCATTGTAGATAGGACTGATGAGGACTCACCTAAAGGATTCCTTCCAAATGACAGTGAAGAATGGGAACAACACAGtgataaatatgaatatataagaaaGTATATTTCTAGAAACGAATTATCATTCCATAACTCAACTACCTGTGATAAATTTTTGGTTCCCCTACGCTTGATgctattaaatatattgaagTTTGTCCATACAACAACCCAAAGTTATGATAGAAGAACTATATGCATCTTCTGGCAAAAATTAagtgaaaatgaaaacaaatcAACACATATGagttataaaacaaatagaaATTTGAATAGTACaagagaagaaaatatatctaCTGGGGAGAAggacacatatatgtatttcgATAAGAATCAGAGTGATTACTCACAGAACTTATCCATTCCACTGAGAAGTCAGTGCAATGAAGACAATTGTTATCATTTCAATtcaaagaacaaaaaaaatatccagCTTCATTTGAGCgatgataaagaaaatataaacaaaattttacaGCAAAGAATATTGTATTAtgatttttacaaaattgttAGTGAACATgttaaaaaggtaaaattgCAATTAGAAAATACTAACAATAGAGATCTATATACTGGAAtcctattaaaaaaaataaataaatataaaatagacAGTGAAAAGAAAACAATGAATTATAGCaccacaaaaaaaaattatactcacaaaaaaaatagcataaTTCAAAACTcagaaggaaaaagaaataaactacctcaacaaaaaaaaagtatcaCTAGAAATATGTCCATAACTATTCCTTATTCTCCTAAAttagaaaacaaaaataatgtaataaaaaaaagaaatgaaaacaaaaacatGCCCAACGTCATTgcaaaaaacattataagtCGGGATATTTCCAAAATAAAAGACGATGCAAATAGTTATACACATGATGAAAAGAGAAACTCCAAAAAAGGACATTCTGCAACGATTGATTTGgaggagaagaaaaaaaaaaatctcaAAAAAATTAGTCAAAAATTGCGCACGAACAAATGA